From one Actinomyces sp. Marseille-P3109 genomic stretch:
- a CDS encoding FHA domain-containing protein, producing the protein MTASPLPGERIPLPEGLTRLSDCSLRVDGVDGVAVISPAAGAGSRSVSVEAGLRVLEALGGTHLPTVGPTTSEATVAAQQTGLRSVVAGEASDDTGDIVPAEPGDETALLKPVSLVTDLSPDTGPTELTDPAGPSDSKNDESDGVSGTGPLDTAGLSGVAGRSTGASIEEEPAAAPTAQSAEEPAEPLPEPPELLETGVWEEPDESLDLPDESRGSGDASVDTGGADSVERMPEYPEPEPGSGRRRRGAHRAQTAPSVDSPGQPTADTSKSKQPQPVRAPQPLEALPNTEVVSASEAALIAAPPVRASICPRGHANPPEIRECLTCAQPLTGVFSFVRRPALATLTLSTGAAVEVAGDVVIGRAPQVQVGADPHVVALVAVPSPHHMVSRSHLLLTTSGWSVLAQDLGSSNGTVLARPGATPVLLGSGMPTPVFMGDLMDVGDGVTLRIDPPAWLRPQRA; encoded by the coding sequence GTGACCGCATCACCCCTGCCAGGCGAGCGCATCCCGCTTCCCGAGGGACTGACGCGTCTCTCGGACTGCTCACTGCGAGTCGACGGCGTGGACGGGGTCGCCGTCATCAGTCCTGCCGCCGGGGCCGGTTCCCGTTCCGTGTCCGTCGAGGCCGGGCTGCGGGTCCTTGAGGCCCTGGGAGGCACCCACCTGCCCACAGTGGGGCCGACGACGTCGGAAGCGACCGTGGCGGCGCAGCAGACCGGGCTGCGGTCCGTGGTGGCCGGCGAGGCCTCCGACGACACCGGCGACATCGTCCCGGCGGAGCCCGGCGACGAGACCGCGCTGCTCAAGCCGGTCAGCCTGGTGACGGACCTGTCGCCGGACACGGGCCCGACGGAGCTGACGGACCCGGCAGGTCCGTCAGACTCAAAGAACGATGAGTCCGACGGCGTCTCCGGAACGGGCCCCCTCGACACCGCCGGGCTGAGCGGCGTCGCCGGGCGGAGCACTGGGGCGAGCATCGAGGAGGAGCCTGCCGCGGCCCCCACTGCGCAGAGCGCCGAGGAACCCGCGGAGCCCCTTCCCGAGCCTCCTGAGCTCCTGGAGACGGGTGTCTGGGAGGAGCCCGACGAGTCCCTTGATCTCCCCGACGAGAGCCGGGGGAGCGGCGACGCTTCCGTCGATACCGGAGGGGCTGACAGCGTCGAGCGGATGCCGGAGTACCCCGAGCCCGAACCCGGTTCGGGGCGGCGCCGTCGTGGCGCCCACCGGGCCCAGACGGCGCCGTCGGTCGACTCCCCGGGACAGCCGACGGCCGACACCTCCAAGAGCAAGCAGCCCCAGCCGGTTCGTGCCCCCCAGCCCCTGGAGGCGCTGCCCAACACCGAGGTCGTCTCCGCCTCCGAGGCGGCTCTCATCGCGGCGCCCCCGGTGCGGGCCTCGATCTGCCCCCGGGGGCACGCCAACCCACCCGAGATCCGCGAGTGCCTGACCTGTGCGCAGCCCCTGACAGGAGTGTTCTCCTTCGTGCGCCGGCCGGCGCTGGCCACGTTGACCCTGTCGACCGGCGCCGCCGTCGAGGTCGCCGGTGACGTCGTCATCGGACGCGCCCCCCAGGTGCAGGTCGGGGCGGACCCTCACGTCGTGGCCCTGGTCGCGGTCCCCAGTCCTCACCACATGGTCTCGCGCTCCCACCTCCTGCTGACGACCTCGGGGTGGAGCGTCCTGGCCCAGGACCTCGGCTCCTCCAACGGCACGGTGCTGGCGCGGCCCGGCGCGACGCCCGTCCTGCTGGGGTCGGGCATGCCGACGCCCGTCTTCATGGGGGACCTCATGGATGTCGGGGACGGGGTCACGCTTCGCATCGATCCGCCGGCCTGGTTGAGACCGCAACGTGCTTGA
- a CDS encoding PP2C family protein-serine/threonine phosphatase → MTEHIRADADAPAIRADGAAGVSGVVVGAATDVGRLRTVNEDGYLAIAPAFVVVDGMGGHAAGRMATQVALDALYSLAGTRVTSVETVVHAVMSAQEAIVSIPSHAAYLPGATIAGVILAWLEDEQGVARPTWIIFNIGDARVYLLREGMLSQVTRDHSRVQILVETGELTPEQARSDPRRNVVTRALGGGIADSAVPDLYSVPVAAGDRLLVCSDGLSDELDDEAIATVLAAGYTVQRTAELLVAASLEGGGHDNTTAVVVDATEVPTSAPDAVHGEGRGEIVAEGAQ, encoded by the coding sequence ATGACCGAGCACATTCGTGCCGACGCCGATGCCCCCGCGATCCGGGCCGACGGCGCGGCCGGTGTCTCCGGGGTCGTCGTTGGTGCAGCCACCGACGTGGGACGCCTGCGCACGGTCAACGAGGACGGCTACCTCGCCATCGCGCCGGCCTTCGTCGTCGTCGACGGCATGGGCGGGCACGCCGCCGGTCGCATGGCCACGCAGGTCGCCCTCGACGCCCTCTACTCGCTGGCCGGAACGCGTGTCACCAGCGTGGAGACGGTGGTGCACGCGGTGATGTCCGCCCAGGAGGCGATCGTCTCCATCCCATCGCACGCCGCCTACCTGCCCGGCGCGACGATCGCCGGCGTCATCCTGGCCTGGCTGGAGGATGAGCAGGGCGTCGCCCGACCGACCTGGATCATCTTCAACATCGGGGACGCCCGGGTCTACCTGCTGCGCGAGGGCATGCTCTCCCAGGTCACCCGGGACCACTCCCGGGTCCAGATCCTGGTCGAGACCGGAGAGCTCACCCCGGAGCAGGCTCGCAGCGACCCGCGTCGCAACGTCGTCACCCGCGCCCTGGGGGGAGGAATCGCCGACTCCGCGGTCCCCGATCTCTACAGCGTCCCGGTCGCCGCCGGGGATCGTCTGCTCGTGTGCTCCGACGGGCTGAGCGACGAGCTCGACGACGAGGCCATCGCCACGGTGCTGGCCGCCGGCTACACGGTGCAGCGCACGGCCGAGCTCCTGGTGGCCGCCTCCTTGGAAGGGGGCGGACATGACAACACCACGGCTGTCGTCGTGGACGCCACCGAGGTCCCTACCAGTGCTCCCGACGCCGTCCACGGTGAAGGCCGCGGCGAGATCGTCGCTGAGGGGGCGCAGTGA
- a CDS encoding variant leucine-rich repeat-containing protein, producing MSQAKDELVARAQDPNAELETLHQLAQNYPGLRPYIAANPRTYPALLEWLGTLGDPAVDAALASRTGQPQSGQSPQTSPQLAVVSPPGSQPGSPSVRSSEPPTQVTLPRSLQPGSATSATSATSGISGASAMSATSSRSAASATSAFSAAGANTQVDSFRATGDPTVSDSTFGPTQAVPSQSPARPVQPALQQTFQQSASMSQAPGTAIPAAAQASTATDGGAGVFGVGTEDDDSSASSSFLTSNRILLILALMVAIIMVFLATWYFSGGDGDNSATGGETQSTAQSGQDAGRASAGPSATASSKASATPSASATPTLKAPAPSDARDLPAFDAPSGNITCTLGNNDVTCVINEHAATGSCPASKPLTVKIGANGQSTQSCGSTFTPNGVSLSYSSSAKNANFACTSTSDGMQCWSQVSGEGFTLSREGVESTSHAR from the coding sequence ATGTCTCAGGCCAAGGACGAGCTTGTCGCACGCGCGCAAGATCCCAACGCGGAGCTGGAGACCCTCCACCAGCTCGCGCAGAACTACCCCGGCCTGCGCCCTTACATCGCCGCCAACCCGCGCACCTACCCCGCCCTCCTGGAGTGGCTGGGCACGCTGGGAGACCCCGCGGTCGACGCCGCCCTGGCCTCTCGTACCGGCCAGCCCCAGTCGGGCCAGTCCCCGCAGACCTCGCCGCAGCTGGCAGTCGTGTCGCCCCCCGGGTCCCAGCCCGGTTCGCCGTCGGTCAGGTCCTCCGAGCCCCCGACCCAGGTGACCCTGCCGCGCTCGCTCCAGCCGGGCAGTGCGACCTCGGCGACCTCGGCGACCTCGGGGATCTCCGGCGCCTCCGCGATGTCGGCGACCAGCTCGAGGAGCGCCGCGAGCGCTACCAGCGCCTTCAGTGCGGCGGGCGCCAACACCCAGGTCGACAGCTTCCGGGCAACGGGCGACCCGACCGTCTCCGACTCGACGTTCGGCCCCACCCAGGCGGTCCCCTCGCAGTCACCGGCCCGCCCGGTCCAGCCTGCGCTCCAGCAGACCTTCCAGCAGTCCGCGAGCATGTCGCAGGCGCCGGGCACGGCGATTCCTGCTGCGGCCCAGGCCTCCACCGCGACCGACGGCGGTGCCGGCGTCTTCGGCGTGGGCACCGAGGACGACGACTCCTCGGCCTCATCGTCCTTCCTGACCTCGAACCGCATCCTGCTGATCCTGGCCTTGATGGTGGCCATCATCATGGTCTTCCTGGCGACCTGGTACTTCTCCGGCGGCGACGGCGACAACTCCGCCACGGGCGGCGAGACCCAGTCCACGGCCCAGAGCGGCCAGGACGCCGGCCGGGCCAGCGCCGGCCCGAGCGCCACCGCCTCCTCCAAGGCCTCGGCCACCCCGAGCGCCTCGGCGACGCCCACCCTCAAGGCTCCTGCTCCCAGCGACGCCCGGGACCTGCCCGCCTTCGACGCCCCCAGCGGCAACATCACCTGCACACTGGGCAACAACGACGTCACCTGTGTCATCAACGAGCACGCCGCGACCGGCTCCTGCCCCGCCTCGAAGCCGCTGACGGTGAAGATCGGCGCCAACGGGCAGTCCACCCAGTCCTGCGGCTCCACCTTCACCCCCAACGGGGTCAGCCTCAGCTACAGCTCCTCGGCCAAGAACGCCAACTTCGCCTGCACCTCGACCTCGGACGGCATGCAGTGCTGGAGCCAGGTCAGCGGAGAGGGCTTCACCCTCAGCCGCGAGGGGGTCGAGTCCACCAGCCACGCCCGCTGA
- a CDS encoding MFS transporter, protein MATSYNAILNLSGARSFTTAGLIARFPMSMVGISTILAVEGLYGSYTAAGLVSAANFVALAVGAPVLARCVDRYGQSRVMLPALVVSAASLAGLVAAATVHAHLGVLAVLAALAGGLAGSMGSLVRARWTALISRPEDVHAAFSLEAALDEVAFILGPVLATALCTTPVLPVTSGWLVCLAMQTVGGLWFLAQRATEPAPHPRRPRRAAKAAARDAAAVSAMDPGAGTTTGYRPVLRYGAVVATIVVFLLSGAMFGANDVAAVAFATEAGHKSASGLVLAVWGVGSFAAALVYGSRTWGWPLWKQLMAGLVALAVGTSTFSLAPSLVVLSVLALMTGLAIAPTLTSGNNIVQVTVAPSQLTEGLAWVSTALNVGVSVGSLLAGQATDAGGSRAGYLTVAGFAWAAVAAGILGLPALRRARTTRSLAAH, encoded by the coding sequence ATGGCCACCTCCTACAACGCGATCCTCAACCTGTCCGGGGCCCGGTCGTTCACGACCGCCGGCCTCATCGCCCGGTTCCCCATGTCGATGGTGGGGATCTCCACGATCCTCGCTGTCGAGGGGCTTTACGGCTCCTACACGGCGGCGGGCCTGGTCAGCGCCGCGAACTTCGTGGCGCTGGCGGTCGGCGCGCCGGTCCTGGCCCGGTGCGTCGACCGGTACGGCCAGTCGCGGGTCATGCTGCCGGCGCTCGTCGTCTCAGCGGCGAGCCTGGCCGGGCTGGTCGCCGCCGCCACGGTGCACGCGCACCTGGGAGTCCTGGCTGTGCTGGCCGCGCTGGCGGGAGGGCTGGCCGGCTCGATGGGCTCGCTGGTGCGGGCGCGCTGGACCGCGCTGATCTCTCGCCCCGAGGACGTCCACGCGGCCTTCTCCCTGGAGGCGGCCCTGGACGAGGTGGCCTTCATTCTCGGCCCGGTGCTGGCCACCGCCCTGTGCACGACGCCGGTCCTGCCGGTGACCTCGGGATGGCTCGTCTGCCTGGCGATGCAGACGGTGGGCGGGCTGTGGTTCCTCGCCCAGCGCGCCACCGAGCCCGCCCCGCACCCCCGCCGGCCGCGGCGCGCAGCCAAGGCGGCCGCCAGGGACGCCGCGGCCGTCTCCGCTATGGATCCCGGTGCGGGAACCACAACGGGATACCGTCCGGTCCTGCGCTACGGCGCCGTCGTGGCCACCATCGTCGTCTTCCTGCTCTCGGGGGCCATGTTCGGGGCCAACGACGTCGCCGCGGTCGCCTTCGCCACCGAGGCCGGCCACAAGTCGGCCTCCGGGCTCGTGCTGGCCGTCTGGGGAGTGGGGTCCTTCGCCGCGGCGCTCGTCTACGGATCACGCACGTGGGGGTGGCCGCTGTGGAAGCAGCTCATGGCCGGCCTGGTGGCGCTGGCGGTGGGCACCTCGACCTTCAGCCTGGCCCCGAGCCTCGTGGTGCTGTCGGTCCTGGCGCTCATGACGGGGCTGGCCATCGCCCCGACCCTGACCAGCGGCAACAACATCGTGCAGGTCACGGTGGCCCCCTCACAGCTCACCGAGGGACTGGCCTGGGTGAGTACCGCGCTCAACGTCGGGGTCTCGGTCGGCTCCCTGCTGGCGGGGCAGGCCACGGACGCCGGCGGCTCACGTGCCGGCTACCTGACGGTGGCCGGTTTCGCCTGGGCCGCCGTCGCAGCCGGGATCCTGGGCCTGCCCGCCCTCAGGCGCGCACGGACCACCCGCTCCCTGGCCGCCCACTGA
- a CDS encoding glycosyltransferase 87 family protein, producing the protein MSIADNPQHESLSSRPGSGTDDRQDHEERASVPRFSRLVAATRAPVVAVLGWLALLVPAHRSLVDESGQWVFKLDSFVYYEAVHQWLNGGDLYNWYANPPQHLWPFTYTPLAAWVITPLTWMSYQSATALLVVATPLCAAVTTYAVLRRLGARIRTAHGLAPWIALLGVVVLEPFPKTMEYAQVNAILMALVAVDLLVVPGRSRWRGVLSGLAAGIKLTPAVAILVFLARREWRAAATMAGSAVGLTALAGLFAPTESWRFFTWAMWDPGRAGFADYSGNQNFKGAIARALPEPAWNPTWAACSLLTVLAAWLLCRRLDRLRDPDVEAGDAGLVLALQVNVVMVLGLLISPISWSHHWVWCLPALVSVGAAAWRWRSATLGVAGLAGILVFVLAMQWWFPEQNHVEQSWPAWAKVVGSSYTWWALGCGAALWWAAGRHQVVSHR; encoded by the coding sequence ATGTCCATAGCAGACAACCCACAACACGAGTCCCTCTCATCGAGGCCCGGCTCCGGCACTGATGATCGTCAGGACCATGAGGAGCGCGCGTCGGTCCCGCGGTTCTCGCGCCTGGTCGCGGCGACTCGCGCGCCGGTCGTCGCCGTCCTCGGCTGGCTGGCGCTCCTGGTGCCGGCCCACCGGTCCTTGGTGGACGAGAGCGGCCAGTGGGTCTTCAAGCTGGACTCCTTCGTCTACTACGAGGCGGTTCATCAGTGGCTCAACGGCGGAGACCTCTACAACTGGTACGCCAACCCGCCGCAGCACCTGTGGCCTTTCACCTACACGCCGCTGGCAGCCTGGGTCATCACGCCCCTGACCTGGATGTCGTACCAGTCGGCCACCGCGCTGCTGGTCGTTGCCACCCCGCTGTGCGCCGCCGTGACGACGTACGCGGTCCTCAGGCGCCTAGGGGCCAGGATCAGGACGGCGCACGGCCTGGCGCCGTGGATCGCCCTGCTCGGAGTCGTCGTGCTGGAGCCTTTCCCCAAGACCATGGAGTACGCGCAGGTCAACGCCATCCTCATGGCGCTGGTCGCCGTCGACCTGCTCGTGGTCCCCGGCCGCTCACGGTGGCGCGGGGTCCTCAGCGGCCTGGCGGCCGGGATTAAGCTGACGCCGGCGGTGGCGATCCTGGTCTTCCTGGCGCGCCGCGAGTGGCGGGCCGCCGCCACCATGGCGGGCAGCGCCGTCGGCCTGACGGCCCTGGCGGGACTGTTCGCCCCTACGGAGAGCTGGCGGTTCTTCACGTGGGCCATGTGGGACCCGGGACGTGCCGGCTTCGCCGACTACTCGGGCAACCAGAACTTCAAGGGCGCCATCGCCCGGGCATTGCCGGAGCCGGCCTGGAACCCGACCTGGGCAGCCTGCTCGCTGCTGACGGTGCTGGCGGCATGGCTCCTGTGCCGCCGGCTGGACCGGCTGCGGGACCCCGACGTCGAAGCCGGCGACGCCGGCCTGGTCCTGGCGCTCCAGGTGAACGTGGTCATGGTGCTGGGGCTGCTCATCTCCCCCATCTCCTGGTCGCACCACTGGGTGTGGTGCCTGCCGGCGCTCGTGTCGGTGGGGGCGGCGGCCTGGCGCTGGCGCTCCGCCACGCTCGGAGTGGCCGGGCTCGCCGGGATTCTTGTCTTCGTCCTGGCGATGCAGTGGTGGTTCCCCGAGCAGAACCACGTCGAGCAGAGCTGGCCGGCCTGGGCCAAGGTCGTCGGCTCGAGCTACACCTGGTGGGCCCTGGGCTGCGGGGCGGCCCTGTGGTGGGCAGCCGGCCGGCACCAGGTGGTCTCGCACCGCTGA
- a CDS encoding App1 family protein: MPLFDIARAVEDHFHRDSVPVLKRQGWRPRVIPYDGYGTSTPAQSEPSDLPGPTSGRHRRPVHTRTEAADRPTAPPDPQPVSPAASSEASRPASMARVLARMVMRPQNAPAEGPLFRSLPASLPVSPAQARDFALTSLLDAQRGWRLFIEVPVAFLPVTVHVGRASVRTRADRGGYIDVVVRDHGLEPGWHEARIEAMGAEAVAAKVLIIPEGPRLGIISDIDDTAMITHVPRVLVAAWNQLVKYSSAREPVPGMAELYSRIRAAHPGTPMMYLSTGAWNVVPTLRSFFSRHGFPSGPALMTDWGLTNTGWFRSGIEHKRTELRRLMIDLPQITWILFGDDGQHDPLIYGEAALHHADRIAVVAIRRLTATQQVLAGGLTARPMGIGPEARTLAEADVPVVVGADGYELARLLPRELLEAAPRR; this comes from the coding sequence GTGCCCCTTTTCGACATCGCCCGCGCCGTCGAGGACCACTTCCACCGCGACTCCGTCCCCGTCCTCAAGCGCCAGGGCTGGCGCCCCCGCGTCATCCCCTACGACGGCTACGGCACCAGCACACCGGCTCAGTCAGAACCGTCAGACCTGCCTGGGCCGACGTCGGGGCGGCACCGCAGGCCCGTCCACACGCGCACCGAGGCCGCCGACCGCCCGACCGCTCCCCCGGATCCTCAACCCGTCTCTCCAGCAGCCTCCTCTGAGGCCTCTCGCCCCGCCTCCATGGCCCGGGTCCTGGCTCGCATGGTGATGCGCCCCCAGAACGCTCCGGCCGAGGGGCCGCTGTTCCGATCCCTGCCGGCCTCCCTCCCGGTCAGCCCCGCCCAGGCCCGCGACTTCGCCCTGACCAGCCTGCTCGACGCCCAGCGCGGCTGGCGTCTGTTCATCGAGGTGCCGGTGGCCTTCCTGCCGGTGACCGTCCACGTGGGCCGGGCCAGTGTGCGCACGCGGGCCGATCGCGGCGGCTACATCGACGTCGTCGTGCGCGACCACGGTCTGGAGCCGGGCTGGCACGAGGCCCGGATCGAGGCGATGGGGGCCGAGGCCGTCGCCGCCAAGGTCCTCATCATCCCCGAGGGCCCGCGCCTGGGCATCATCTCCGACATCGATGACACCGCGATGATCACGCACGTCCCCCGTGTGCTCGTGGCCGCCTGGAACCAGCTCGTCAAGTACTCCTCGGCGAGAGAGCCCGTCCCCGGGATGGCCGAGCTCTACTCGCGCATCCGGGCCGCCCACCCGGGCACCCCGATGATGTACCTGTCCACCGGAGCGTGGAACGTCGTGCCCACCCTGCGCTCCTTCTTCTCCCGCCACGGATTCCCCTCCGGCCCCGCGCTCATGACCGACTGGGGGCTGACCAACACCGGCTGGTTCCGCTCGGGGATCGAGCACAAGCGCACCGAGCTGCGCCGGCTCATGATCGACCTGCCCCAGATCACCTGGATCCTCTTCGGCGACGACGGCCAGCACGACCCACTCATCTACGGCGAGGCAGCCCTCCACCACGCCGACCGGATCGCCGTCGTCGCCATCCGGCGCCTGACCGCCACACAGCAGGTACTCGCCGGAGGGCTGACCGCCCGCCCCATGGGGATCGGGCCCGAGGCACGCACCCTGGCCGAGGCCGACGTGCCCGTCGTCGTGGGCGCCGACGGCTACGAGCTGGCCCGGCTCCTGCCCCGAGAGCTGCTGGAGGCCGCACCACGCCGCTGA
- a CDS encoding protoporphyrinogen oxidase has product MAGKIPFILGLGAGYVLGTRAGRAQYERIKSAASRVAEQPFVRTRVDAASSHVKQAVRTQGEAVTEKVADAVKERLFGTPSAKSSGQSQPVDASEASLRPVSEAG; this is encoded by the coding sequence ATGGCCGGCAAGATCCCCTTCATCCTCGGACTCGGCGCGGGATACGTGCTCGGGACCCGCGCGGGGCGCGCCCAGTACGAGCGCATCAAGTCGGCCGCCTCGAGGGTCGCCGAGCAGCCCTTCGTGCGCACCCGGGTCGACGCCGCCTCCAGCCACGTCAAGCAGGCCGTGCGCACCCAGGGCGAGGCCGTTACCGAGAAGGTCGCCGACGCCGTCAAGGAGCGGCTGTTCGGGACGCCATCAGCCAAGAGCAGTGGTCAGTCCCAGCCCGTCGACGCCAGCGAGGCCAGCCTGCGCCCGGTCAGTGAGGCCGGCTGA
- a CDS encoding cation diffusion facilitator family transporter — protein sequence MSSRYAPPKDLSSYAWLSIAAALGTIALKGAAAWMTGSVGLLSDAAESVINLIAAVMALVVLRIAAKPADADHQFGHSKAEYFSAVVEGVMIFVAAAFIIISAIGRLITPQMPEQLGVGLAVSVVASLLNGAAAWVLYRAGRRERSMTLVADAKHLATDVVTSAAVLVGVALVAVFDSAVLDAVVALGAGLNIMWTGFTLIRDSVGGLMDIAPSTEVLHSVATVLERHRKEGMIDFHAVRVREAGNRRFMELHVLVPAAWSVKKGHDFTEQVIDELVDADASLRISAHLEPIEDPKSYEDLEDI from the coding sequence GTGTCTTCACGATACGCACCCCCCAAGGACCTGAGCAGCTATGCGTGGCTCTCCATTGCGGCGGCCCTGGGCACGATCGCGCTCAAGGGGGCCGCGGCCTGGATGACCGGCTCGGTGGGACTGCTCTCCGACGCCGCCGAGTCGGTGATCAACCTGATCGCCGCCGTCATGGCGCTCGTCGTCCTGAGGATCGCGGCCAAGCCCGCCGACGCCGACCACCAGTTCGGCCACTCCAAGGCCGAGTACTTCTCGGCCGTCGTCGAGGGCGTCATGATCTTCGTGGCGGCCGCCTTCATCATCATCTCCGCCATCGGGCGCCTCATCACCCCGCAGATGCCCGAGCAGCTGGGGGTGGGCCTGGCGGTCTCGGTGGTCGCCTCGCTCCTCAACGGGGCGGCGGCGTGGGTGCTCTACCGGGCGGGGCGCCGCGAGCGCTCCATGACCCTGGTGGCCGACGCCAAGCACCTGGCCACCGACGTCGTCACCTCCGCCGCGGTCCTGGTCGGGGTGGCGCTGGTGGCGGTCTTCGACTCGGCCGTGCTCGACGCCGTCGTCGCCCTGGGGGCCGGACTCAACATCATGTGGACCGGCTTCACGCTCATCCGCGACTCGGTGGGCGGGCTCATGGACATCGCCCCCTCCACCGAGGTGCTTCACAGTGTCGCGACGGTCCTGGAGCGCCACCGCAAGGAGGGCATGATCGACTTTCACGCGGTGCGGGTGCGCGAGGCCGGCAACCGGCGCTTCATGGAGCTGCACGTGCTGGTCCCCGCGGCCTGGAGCGTCAAGAAGGGACACGACTTCACCGAGCAGGTCATCGACGAGCTGGTCGACGCCGATGCGAGCCTGCGCATCTCGGCGCACCTGGAGCCGATCGAGGACCCCAAGTCCTACGAGGACCTCGAGGACATCTGA
- a CDS encoding copper homeostasis protein CutC, translating into MRLTGSAPSLRQHTITAPTPTWRRPDHVVLETCVEDVEGVRISARAGADRAELGDNLTAAGTTPSIGTVEAAIFAAAEQVEQRRAQAGAHWADKPEAAAPFGLRVLIRPRGGSFVYDADEGRAMIADVRRIASLALEMAEFTRPQATGGGRGELPPAVDLGFVVGALTEDGVIDRGLVRLLVDMANGAPVTFHRAFDRCRDTVEAYGDLEGLGVRYVLTSGAAQTAADGASVIAGLVASGGPIVVAAGAVRPHGLVDLVESTGVREVHMRCPREGLSPDEPQRTDEDLVRRAVEAVRAVPLPE; encoded by the coding sequence ATGAGGCTCACCGGCTCAGCACCGTCGCTGCGCCAGCATACGATCACCGCCCCCACCCCCACCTGGCGCCGCCCCGACCACGTCGTCCTGGAGACCTGCGTCGAGGACGTTGAGGGCGTGAGGATCTCCGCCCGAGCCGGGGCCGACCGCGCCGAGCTGGGCGACAACCTCACCGCCGCCGGCACCACCCCCTCGATCGGCACCGTGGAGGCGGCCATCTTCGCGGCCGCCGAGCAGGTGGAGCAGCGCCGCGCCCAGGCCGGCGCCCACTGGGCGGACAAGCCCGAGGCCGCCGCACCCTTCGGCCTGCGGGTCCTCATCCGCCCCCGTGGCGGCTCCTTCGTCTACGACGCCGATGAGGGCCGGGCCATGATCGCCGACGTGCGACGTATCGCATCCCTGGCCCTGGAAATGGCCGAGTTCACCCGCCCCCAGGCCACCGGAGGAGGGCGAGGGGAGCTGCCGCCGGCCGTGGACCTGGGCTTCGTCGTCGGCGCCCTGACCGAGGACGGAGTGATCGACCGCGGCCTGGTGCGCCTGCTGGTCGACATGGCCAACGGCGCCCCGGTCACCTTCCACCGGGCCTTCGACCGCTGCCGTGACACGGTCGAGGCCTACGGGGACCTGGAGGGACTCGGCGTGCGCTATGTCCTGACCAGCGGCGCGGCGCAGACGGCGGCCGACGGCGCCTCGGTGATCGCCGGGCTGGTGGCCAGCGGCGGGCCGATCGTTGTCGCGGCCGGGGCCGTGCGCCCCCACGGCCTGGTCGACCTGGTGGAGTCCACCGGCGTGCGCGAGGTCCACATGCGCTGTCCGCGTGAGGGCCTGAGCCCCGACGAGCCCCAGCGCACCGATGAGGACCTGGTACGACGCGCCGTCGAGGCGGTCCGCGCGGTGCCGCTGCCCGAGTAG
- a CDS encoding alpha/beta hydrolase family protein, whose protein sequence is MSDVRIDTPRGITLAGTLSLPAGAAPIDLEVSTTPDDDQPRPARDEGVVLLAHDFLTDRHGQGGRLDRIGARYREAGLATFSLDFSGLGESDDDVITLAGEAEDLRAASSWLADLGFTRQMIHANGFGATAALLARPEQVRTAVLVGAIVGPQSILWEEVFSPEQLDELAQHGLTRLVDDNPNSREWNVLSKETLADFSMQEPQRTLADLPWPVLMVHGVLSNELPNTAEATAEGFPLLPDSSQMVHVHAESLDQAQEEVARLSLEWARRRLR, encoded by the coding sequence ATGAGCGACGTCCGTATCGATACCCCCCGCGGGATCACCCTGGCCGGCACCCTCAGCCTGCCCGCAGGGGCCGCTCCGATCGATCTGGAGGTTTCCACGACGCCCGACGACGACCAGCCCCGACCGGCTCGGGACGAGGGCGTCGTCCTGCTGGCGCACGACTTCCTCACCGACCGGCATGGCCAGGGCGGCCGCCTGGACCGGATCGGCGCCCGTTACCGCGAGGCGGGCCTGGCCACATTTAGTCTGGACTTCTCGGGCCTGGGAGAGTCCGACGACGACGTCATCACCCTGGCGGGAGAGGCTGAGGACCTGCGCGCCGCCTCGAGCTGGCTGGCGGACCTGGGCTTCACGCGGCAGATGATTCACGCCAACGGTTTCGGGGCGACGGCCGCGCTCCTGGCGCGCCCCGAGCAGGTGCGTACGGCCGTGCTCGTGGGGGCGATCGTGGGCCCGCAGTCGATTCTGTGGGAGGAGGTCTTCTCCCCCGAGCAGCTCGACGAGCTCGCCCAGCACGGGCTGACGCGCCTGGTGGATGACAACCCCAACTCGCGCGAGTGGAACGTCCTGTCCAAGGAGACGCTGGCGGACTTCTCCATGCAGGAGCCGCAGCGCACCCTGGCGGACCTGCCCTGGCCAGTGCTCATGGTGCACGGCGTGCTGTCCAACGAGTTGCCGAACACCGCAGAGGCCACGGCCGAGGGCTTCCCGCTGCTGCCCGACTCCAGCCAGATGGTCCACGTCCACGCCGAGTCCCTGGACCAGGCCCAGGAGGAGGTCGCCCGCCTGAGCCTGGAGTGGGCCCGCCGCCGACTGCGCTGA